A window from Flavobacteriales bacterium encodes these proteins:
- a CDS encoding MerR family transcriptional regulator: MSDPATSKKLYYSIGEVAKMFDVNTSMIRYWEKEFDILKPKKNKKGNRLFTTKDVENLKVIYHLLKERGFTIDGAKKKLRENKSDSVNTADVVARLKEIRNTLMEIKRQL, encoded by the coding sequence ATGTCTGACCCCGCTACATCCAAGAAACTGTATTACTCGATCGGCGAAGTTGCCAAGATGTTCGATGTAAACACGTCGATGATACGTTATTGGGAGAAAGAGTTCGACATTTTAAAGCCTAAGAAGAACAAAAAGGGCAATCGTTTATTTACTACAAAAGACGTTGAAAACCTCAAGGTGATCTACCACCTTTTGAAAGAAAGGGGGTTCACCATTGACGGGGCAAAGAAAAAGCTACGCGAAAACAAATCGGACTCGGTGAATACCGCCGACGTAGTTGCGCGTTTGAAGGAGATCAGAAACACATTAATGGAAATCAAAAGACAATTATGA
- a CDS encoding LemA family protein: protein MKRGTLILLVVVGAILLIGFSMFNIATGTYDKAVGYQEYVDQAWGDVQSSYQRRADLIPNLVATVQGAAENEKEILVQVTQARAGITEATTPEEMELMGRKINTAINLAFERYPEIRSTQNFAELQSQLEGTENRINVARSRYNEAVARYNTFIRGFWKRLYLGWLGAPDEFPRKDSFSAKAGSEDAPEVSFE from the coding sequence ATGAAAAGGGGAACACTCATTCTCTTAGTGGTCGTTGGAGCTATTTTGCTCATCGGCTTTAGTATGTTCAATATCGCGACAGGCACGTACGACAAGGCCGTGGGGTATCAAGAATATGTTGATCAAGCTTGGGGCGATGTGCAAAGCAGCTATCAGAGACGTGCCGACTTGATCCCTAATTTAGTGGCAACCGTTCAGGGAGCTGCCGAGAACGAAAAAGAGATCTTAGTGCAGGTGACGCAGGCTCGCGCAGGCATTACGGAAGCCACCACTCCTGAGGAAATGGAACTCATGGGTCGAAAGATCAACACGGCCATCAATCTGGCCTTTGAGCGATACCCGGAAATCCGAAGTACTCAAAACTTTGCCGAGCTCCAGTCACAATTGGAAGGGACCGAAAATCGCATCAATGTAGCCAGGAGTCGGTATAATGAAGCCGTGGCGCGCTATAATACTTTTATTCGCGGATTTTGGAAGCGCCTGTACCTAGGTTGGTTGGGAGCCCCCGATGAATTCCCACGGAAAGACTCGTTCAGTGCGAAGGCAGGAAGCGAAGACGCGCCGGAAGTGAGTTTTGAGTAA
- a CDS encoding TPM domain-containing protein, whose amino-acid sequence MAKPVDQFLTTDEQEQVIAAIKQAELKTSGEIRVHIERHHEDEPYARATEIFGKLGMHETAQRNGVLIYVATDDHRFAIIGDEGIDAVTPDDFWESTKDAMQTLFRVGRFADGLVAGIMSVGTELLHHFPYQDDDENELPDEISTS is encoded by the coding sequence ATGGCGAAACCTGTCGATCAATTCTTAACCACCGACGAACAAGAGCAGGTCATTGCGGCTATAAAGCAAGCAGAGCTCAAGACTTCGGGTGAAATCCGCGTACATATCGAACGACATCACGAAGATGAGCCCTATGCACGGGCGACCGAAATCTTTGGAAAACTGGGTATGCACGAAACCGCCCAACGCAATGGGGTGTTGATCTATGTTGCCACAGACGACCATCGCTTTGCCATCATTGGCGATGAGGGAATTGATGCGGTAACCCCTGATGATTTCTGGGAGTCGACGAAGGACGCCATGCAAACCCTCTTCAGAGTGGGGCGATTTGCGGACGGATTAGTAGCCGGGATCATGAGTGTTGGAACCGAGCTCCTGCACCATTTCCCGTACCAAGACGACGACGAAAACGAATTGCCGGACGAAATCTCAACGTCGTGA
- a CDS encoding TPM domain-containing protein produces the protein MKAKHLILLLAVSVTHPAVGQDFPQPKKGRIVHDFAELLNEREEQALERKLVAMNDTTSVQIAVITIGSLGGYDVAEYNIKPSHLWGIGQAKEDNGISILIARDDRRVNISTGYGVEEFVTDALSRRIIDQYMVPEFRNGHYYAGLDAGTDVLIGLVNGQFDASQLEKPKGEQKVPAGVIFVIVLIIVFVFVMASRGGRGGGRGGGRRRSVATDALLTAFLLSHSGRSSWGGGGGFGGGGGFGGGGFGGFGGGGFGGGGASGSW, from the coding sequence ATGAAAGCCAAGCATCTCATTCTTTTATTGGCCGTCTCAGTAACGCATCCGGCCGTAGGCCAAGATTTTCCACAACCGAAAAAAGGGCGAATTGTACATGATTTTGCCGAGCTTCTCAACGAGCGCGAAGAGCAGGCCTTGGAGCGCAAGTTGGTGGCGATGAACGACACCACGAGCGTTCAGATCGCGGTCATTACCATTGGTAGCCTTGGTGGATATGACGTGGCCGAATACAATATCAAGCCGAGTCACCTTTGGGGCATTGGTCAAGCGAAGGAAGACAATGGTATTTCCATTCTCATAGCGAGGGACGATCGCCGTGTGAATATCTCGACCGGATATGGCGTTGAGGAATTCGTTACCGACGCATTAAGTCGTCGGATCATCGATCAATACATGGTGCCGGAGTTTCGCAATGGCCACTATTACGCCGGGCTGGACGCAGGTACCGATGTGCTCATCGGATTGGTGAACGGTCAATTCGATGCTTCACAACTGGAAAAGCCGAAAGGCGAGCAAAAGGTTCCGGCAGGAGTCATATTCGTGATCGTATTGATCATCGTATTCGTTTTCGTGATGGCCTCGCGCGGTGGAAGAGGTGGCGGACGCGGAGGTGGCCGTAGAAGATCGGTCGCAACGGATGCCCTGTTAACGGCGTTTTTACTAAGTCACTCGGGTCGCTCCAGCTGGGGCGGCGGAGGCGGCTTTGGCGGTGGAGGCGGTTTCGGAGGAGGAGGTTTCGGCGGCTTTGGTGGCGGTGGATTTGGCGGCGGCGGAGCCAGCGGATCATGGTAA
- the rfaD gene encoding ADP-glyceromanno-heptose 6-epimerase, with protein MIVVTGAAGFIPSVLVGKLNREGFKNIVLVDDFDRADKKSNWTEKEYMETVHRDEFPEWLRANHRLVEFVFHLGARTDTTEFDVALFDRLNLNYTKEIWNNCVEFGLPLIYASSAATYGLGDFGYKDDHDIVDRLKPLNPYGDSKNDFDKWALAEKRKPYFWAGIKFFNVYGPNEYHKGRMASVVFHTFNQVQSTGGMKLFRSHNPEFKDGEQLRDFIYVEDAVDVLYWLMHHRKKESSGLYNLGTGQARSFIDLATATFKGMGLEPNISFIDTPEDIRDKYQYFTEADMSKLRNAGYDRPFTSLENGVEQYVKGYLLEGKRY; from the coding sequence ATGATCGTCGTAACCGGCGCGGCCGGATTCATCCCGAGTGTTTTAGTAGGAAAATTGAACCGCGAAGGGTTCAAGAATATCGTGTTGGTCGATGATTTCGATAGAGCCGATAAGAAGTCCAATTGGACCGAGAAAGAGTATATGGAAACCGTTCATCGCGATGAGTTTCCGGAATGGCTTCGGGCGAATCATCGGCTCGTTGAGTTCGTGTTTCACCTCGGGGCGCGGACCGATACTACGGAGTTCGATGTGGCGCTTTTTGATCGCCTAAACCTCAATTACACCAAGGAAATTTGGAACAATTGCGTGGAGTTTGGATTGCCCTTGATCTACGCGTCGAGTGCGGCGACCTATGGGTTGGGGGATTTTGGTTACAAGGATGACCACGACATCGTGGACCGCCTGAAGCCGCTGAACCCCTATGGCGATTCAAAGAACGACTTCGATAAGTGGGCACTAGCGGAAAAGCGCAAACCGTATTTCTGGGCGGGTATTAAATTCTTCAATGTTTATGGTCCAAACGAATACCACAAAGGCCGAATGGCGAGTGTGGTTTTTCACACCTTTAATCAGGTGCAGTCTACGGGTGGAATGAAACTGTTTAGAAGTCACAATCCCGAGTTTAAGGATGGCGAGCAACTGCGCGATTTCATTTATGTGGAGGATGCCGTTGACGTTTTGTACTGGCTCATGCATCATCGGAAAAAGGAGAGCAGCGGATTGTACAACTTAGGAACGGGTCAGGCCAGAAGTTTCATCGATTTGGCTACGGCGACGTTTAAAGGTATGGGGCTCGAACCCAATATTTCGTTCATCGATACCCCGGAAGATATCCGCGATAAGTATCAGTATTTCACTGAAGCCGATATGTCAAAATTGCGCAATGCCGGTTACGACAGGCCCTTTACGAGTTTGGAGAATGGGGTAGAGCAGTATGTTAAGGGTTACCTCTTGGAGGGGAAACGATACTGA
- a CDS encoding 1,4-dihydroxy-6-naphthoate synthase yields MTTYTLGFSPCPNDTFIFDALVHGKIDTGDMRFEPVLLDVEELNQRAAEGDLDITKLSFNALMHLTDKYRLLNSGTALGRGVGPLLIARKETEGLDPQKARIAIPGVRTTANFLMGFAYPEAKNKVPMLFSDIEDAVLNGEVDMGVIIHENRFTYAEKGLAKVRDLGEFWEAETRHAIPLGGIAVNSRIEPQAQKEIEEMLRLSVEFARNNPEQTEEYVRCHAQKMEREVMYRHIDLYVNDYTVTLGENGRAAVDFMRAEMLRQGLIDSADTPLYVSA; encoded by the coding sequence ATGACGACCTATACCCTGGGCTTTTCGCCTTGTCCTAACGATACCTTTATTTTCGATGCGCTGGTTCATGGAAAAATCGATACCGGAGATATGAGGTTCGAACCCGTTTTACTCGATGTCGAGGAGTTGAACCAACGAGCCGCGGAGGGGGATCTGGATATTACAAAACTGAGTTTCAACGCCCTGATGCATTTGACCGATAAATACCGACTGCTCAACAGCGGCACCGCTTTGGGCCGGGGCGTTGGTCCTTTGTTGATCGCTCGAAAGGAGACCGAAGGGCTGGACCCGCAAAAGGCACGGATCGCGATACCTGGCGTACGCACAACGGCTAATTTTCTCATGGGCTTTGCCTATCCTGAGGCGAAGAATAAAGTGCCGATGTTGTTTAGTGATATCGAAGACGCGGTGTTGAACGGCGAGGTGGACATGGGGGTCATCATTCACGAAAATCGTTTCACTTACGCGGAAAAGGGTCTGGCCAAGGTGCGTGATCTCGGTGAGTTCTGGGAAGCAGAGACGCGCCACGCCATACCCTTGGGTGGCATTGCCGTGAACTCCCGCATCGAGCCGCAGGCTCAGAAGGAAATAGAAGAAATGCTGCGCTTATCCGTTGAATTCGCTCGGAATAACCCCGAACAAACCGAGGAGTACGTGCGGTGTCATGCGCAGAAGATGGAGCGCGAGGTGATGTATCGGCACATCGACTTGTACGTCAACGATTATACCGTAACTTTGGGCGAGAATGGGCGTGCGGCCGTGGATTTCATGCGGGCCGAAATGCTGCGGCAAGGACTCATCGATTCAGCCGACACGCCGCTATACGTGAGCGCATGA
- the mqnB gene encoding futalosine hydrolase, with translation MKILLVSATSLEIKSLIQSLGEGERLNSKAVRYHHRGHKIDVLTTGVGMMATAFWLGDAFARAHYDIAINAGVCGAFDRSLDVAQVVQVTRDEFPEMGAEDGENFLSLIDLDLLEDDDFPFSSGVIEHPEPMTDGPLAKLTQVRAVTVNKVHGNEVTIEETERRVQPQVESMEGAAFMYACRVGRLNFTQIRSVSNYVERRNRDNWELKRAVEALNDTLIAYLNQL, from the coding sequence ATGAAGATTCTGCTGGTCAGCGCGACCTCCCTTGAAATTAAATCCCTCATTCAATCCCTGGGCGAAGGGGAGCGGTTGAATTCGAAAGCCGTGCGATACCATCACCGTGGACACAAGATCGATGTACTTACAACCGGAGTGGGCATGATGGCCACGGCGTTTTGGCTGGGCGATGCCTTTGCCCGTGCTCATTACGACATCGCCATCAATGCGGGAGTTTGTGGGGCCTTTGATCGATCGTTAGACGTGGCTCAGGTAGTTCAGGTGACACGAGATGAGTTCCCGGAAATGGGGGCCGAGGACGGGGAGAATTTCTTGAGTTTGATCGATCTAGACTTGCTGGAAGACGACGATTTCCCTTTCAGCAGCGGAGTCATAGAGCATCCGGAGCCAATGACCGACGGTCCATTGGCTAAACTGACCCAAGTTCGGGCGGTTACCGTGAATAAAGTGCATGGGAATGAGGTCACCATTGAAGAGACCGAACGCCGTGTTCAGCCTCAGGTCGAGAGTATGGAAGGCGCTGCCTTCATGTACGCCTGTCGCGTGGGCCGATTGAACTTTACGCAAATTAGGTCCGTTAGCAATTACGTCGAACGACGCAACCGCGATAACTGGGAGTTGAAACGGGCCGTCGAAGCGCTCAATGATACCCTGATCGCGTATTTGAACCAATTATGA
- a CDS encoding amino acid ABC transporter substrate-binding protein, giving the protein MRTFLVIFFITFSSLTIAQEANLKLVADYWPPFTNEPNQIAFAQSLVYEALSRADVQATTTILPFDDVLASLRSGDAMGSPALWFSSDRAQHLLYSEPYLENQVILVGAKGADVSARSLVDLRGKRIAVVQGYAYGNMDESGVILIEGADQQACLIRVLNGEADYMLVDALLVNYVMQRQAEQMVDNLAVGENVLLHKPLHFAVRKDMEGAESLIAAFNAQIEEMQNDGTYNRILELNSIQKDVDGDGRLDYVLSSDASGSAPMMASDAYRLYHDQQAETRGSFYVDGQRYATLDEVTAAHGHNPEALRVEQEVRGDKTGVYLWNFDL; this is encoded by the coding sequence ATGCGCACATTTTTAGTGATTTTTTTCATCACTTTTTCAAGCCTGACCATAGCCCAAGAAGCCAACCTGAAATTGGTGGCGGACTATTGGCCGCCATTCACCAACGAGCCCAACCAAATAGCTTTTGCCCAGAGCCTGGTATATGAGGCCCTAAGTCGGGCCGATGTTCAAGCAACCACCACGATTCTTCCGTTCGATGACGTTTTAGCATCCTTGCGCAGTGGAGATGCCATGGGAAGCCCGGCCTTGTGGTTCTCATCGGACCGAGCGCAGCATTTACTGTATTCAGAACCTTACCTCGAAAATCAAGTGATCTTGGTCGGAGCAAAAGGCGCGGATGTCAGTGCCCGATCGCTTGTAGACCTCCGGGGAAAACGCATTGCCGTGGTTCAAGGCTACGCTTATGGAAACATGGACGAATCGGGCGTTATACTGATTGAAGGTGCCGATCAACAAGCTTGTTTGATCCGTGTTTTGAACGGTGAAGCGGACTACATGCTCGTCGATGCGCTATTGGTGAACTACGTGATGCAGCGGCAAGCCGAGCAGATGGTTGATAATCTCGCCGTAGGCGAAAACGTGCTTTTACATAAACCCCTTCATTTTGCGGTTAGGAAGGACATGGAGGGAGCCGAGAGTTTGATCGCGGCGTTCAATGCTCAGATCGAAGAAATGCAGAACGACGGAACGTACAACCGAATTCTGGAGTTGAACTCCATTCAGAAGGATGTGGACGGCGATGGTAGGCTCGATTACGTTCTGAGTTCCGATGCTTCCGGGTCGGCGCCGATGATGGCGAGTGATGCCTATCGTTTGTATCACGATCAGCAGGCGGAGACCCGGGGGTCATTTTATGTCGATGGTCAGCGTTATGCGACTTTGGATGAAGTTACGGCAGCGCACGGACATAATCCTGAAGCCCTGAGAGTTGAACAGGAAGTTCGCGGAGATAAGACCGGTGTTTATCTGTGGAATTTCGACCTCTGA
- a CDS encoding YrdB family protein, with amino-acid sequence MFRLGSHPLNLAVRFILEIAMLLALGFWGYHIAAQGRHYWWALLFPTLAMSLWAIFATRNDPSRSGKTFVQTPGPIRLALEWTLFSCAIWACFDLSIPRLGAVFLAVTVLHYILSWDRILWLLGQR; translated from the coding sequence ATGTTTCGCCTCGGTAGCCACCCTCTTAATTTAGCGGTCCGATTCATCCTCGAAATCGCCATGCTACTCGCCCTCGGATTTTGGGGATACCACATTGCCGCCCAAGGCCGGCACTATTGGTGGGCCCTTCTTTTCCCAACACTCGCCATGAGCCTCTGGGCCATTTTCGCCACAAGGAACGATCCCAGTCGCTCCGGAAAGACCTTCGTGCAAACCCCCGGACCCATTCGGTTGGCCCTCGAGTGGACCCTATTCTCTTGTGCCATTTGGGCCTGCTTCGATTTGTCGATCCCTCGACTAGGCGCCGTTTTCCTAGCTGTTACGGTGCTTCACTACATTTTATCCTGGGACCGCATCCTTTGGCTTCTCGGCCAGCGATGA
- a CDS encoding 6-carboxytetrahydropterin synthase, giving the protein MALVYIQRRERFSAAHQLYNPNWTVEQNDAVFGKCANENFHGHNFALIATVKGELDPDTGFVVNLIDLSRLMKEKVIDQVDHKNLNRDVDFMRGKMASTEILIIEFWNILAPEIEALGAKLHKLRLEETENNFVEYYGE; this is encoded by the coding sequence ATGGCCTTAGTATATATTCAGCGAAGGGAGCGATTTAGTGCGGCGCATCAATTGTACAACCCAAATTGGACTGTCGAGCAGAACGATGCGGTCTTTGGGAAATGTGCCAATGAGAATTTTCACGGTCATAATTTCGCTTTGATCGCTACGGTCAAAGGAGAGCTGGATCCGGATACTGGCTTCGTAGTGAACTTGATAGACCTGAGTAGATTGATGAAGGAAAAAGTGATCGACCAGGTGGATCACAAGAACCTGAACCGGGACGTGGATTTTATGCGAGGTAAGATGGCTTCGACTGAAATCCTTATCATTGAGTTCTGGAACATACTAGCTCCGGAGATCGAAGCTTTAGGTGCGAAACTGCACAAGCTGCGATTGGAGGAGACGGAAAATAACTTTGTGGAGTATTATGGGGAGTAA
- a CDS encoding ChaN family lipoprotein encodes MGSKKIALVLALALALTGGVWAQPKASAWFNAEGKEVKYEKLKKDLLNADVILFGELHNNPICHWVQWEMTDFVNREGEGRLILGMEMFETDQQLVLDEYMSGQMSERSFKGQTHFWPNYSTDYKPIVEYAKENGIPLIATNVPRRYANIIYLNGMAALDSLPAAAKAYFPAGDMPLDTNLRSYREMLEMGMGHGGWDMIRAQAMKDWTMAWSINKNLEEGDSFLHFHGTFHSKYGEGIGWYLRQMNPNLKIVVIASVEQAEIDELEEDHLGEADYIIAIPETMTKTH; translated from the coding sequence ATGGGGAGTAAGAAGATAGCGTTAGTGCTAGCATTGGCTTTAGCTTTGACCGGAGGAGTATGGGCGCAGCCTAAAGCATCGGCTTGGTTCAACGCCGAAGGTAAAGAGGTCAAGTACGAAAAACTCAAGAAGGACTTGTTGAATGCCGATGTGATCCTGTTCGGTGAGCTGCATAACAATCCGATCTGCCACTGGGTGCAGTGGGAAATGACTGATTTTGTTAATCGCGAGGGAGAGGGTCGGTTGATATTGGGCATGGAGATGTTCGAGACCGATCAGCAGTTGGTGCTCGACGAGTACATGAGTGGGCAAATGTCGGAGCGCAGTTTTAAGGGTCAAACTCATTTTTGGCCCAATTACTCTACCGATTACAAGCCGATAGTTGAATACGCCAAGGAGAATGGCATTCCGTTGATCGCGACGAACGTTCCCCGCCGCTATGCCAACATCATTTATTTGAATGGTATGGCTGCGCTGGATTCGCTCCCCGCTGCGGCTAAAGCTTATTTCCCGGCCGGAGATATGCCACTCGACACTAATTTGAGAAGCTATCGCGAGATGCTTGAAATGGGAATGGGTCACGGCGGTTGGGACATGATACGCGCTCAGGCAATGAAGGACTGGACCATGGCATGGAGCATCAATAAAAATTTAGAAGAGGGCGACAGTTTCTTGCATTTTCATGGAACTTTTCACAGCAAGTACGGTGAGGGAATTGGCTGGTACTTGCGTCAGATGAACCCGAATTTGAAGATCGTTGTGATCGCTTCGGTGGAACAAGCAGAAATTGATGAATTAGAAGAAGATCATCTCGGTGAAGCCGATTACATCATCGCTATTCCCGAGACCATGACCAAAACTCACTGA
- the fabD gene encoding ACP S-malonyltransferase translates to MKAYVFPGQGAQFVGMGQDLYDRGGALKERFEQANDILGFRITDIMFSGTDEELKQTKVTQPAIFLHSVISAEAVGSAFTPDMTAGHSLGEFSALVASKSMNFEDGLKLVSQRALAMQEACEAEPSTMTAILGLDYAVVEDLCSQVDGIVVPANYNCPGQLVISGAYPAVEAACKKMQEAGARRALILPVGGAFHSPLMEPAREKLAAAIENTSFSNPICPVYQNVPAAAVSDAGEIQKNLVAQLTAPVKWTQSVEAMVAGGATDFIEVGPGKVLQGLVKKIHREANVSSFSL, encoded by the coding sequence ATGAAAGCATACGTTTTTCCGGGCCAAGGCGCTCAGTTCGTTGGAATGGGGCAAGACCTTTACGACAGGGGTGGTGCATTGAAAGAGCGCTTTGAGCAAGCAAACGACATTTTAGGATTCCGGATCACCGACATCATGTTCAGTGGGACCGACGAAGAGCTAAAGCAAACAAAAGTTACCCAACCGGCCATTTTTCTCCATAGTGTGATCTCGGCTGAAGCCGTGGGTTCAGCGTTTACTCCGGATATGACCGCCGGGCATTCCCTCGGGGAATTTAGCGCGCTGGTTGCTTCGAAGTCAATGAATTTCGAGGACGGATTGAAATTAGTATCTCAGCGTGCGTTGGCCATGCAGGAAGCTTGCGAAGCGGAGCCTTCTACCATGACGGCGATTTTAGGGTTGGACTACGCTGTTGTTGAAGACCTTTGCAGCCAGGTCGACGGAATCGTTGTACCGGCCAACTATAACTGTCCGGGTCAACTGGTGATCTCAGGCGCATATCCGGCCGTTGAGGCCGCGTGTAAAAAAATGCAGGAAGCGGGTGCACGAAGAGCATTGATACTTCCAGTGGGGGGCGCTTTTCACTCGCCATTGATGGAGCCGGCTCGTGAAAAGTTAGCTGCCGCGATAGAGAACACGTCGTTCAGTAATCCTATTTGCCCTGTATATCAGAATGTTCCGGCGGCCGCGGTTAGCGATGCCGGTGAGATCCAAAAGAACTTGGTGGCGCAATTGACGGCACCGGTGAAGTGGACTCAAAGCGTAGAGGCCATGGTGGCCGGTGGAGCTACGGATTTTATTGAAGTTGGACCGGGAAAAGTGTTACAAGGGTTGGTGAAGAAGATCCATCGAGAGGCGAATGTATCTTCTTTTAGCCTTTAA
- a CDS encoding multidrug transporter produces the protein MLVQRSIDFRNLVWYTRGGILFMAIYSAAVVIVYGIFGLKFVSIPWAVIPVVGVAVSFYLGFKNNSAYDRTWEARKIWGGIVNSSRTWGIMARDFVQDMDGIAGWSEEQLKKMHRKLIYRQIAWLYKHRRQLLEHRTWEHYEPHNEPYRLSLAKNFFNLSREEEIQSFLDPEELKSIMNAKNPATQLIANQSADITQLRKDGVITDYQYVKLAGLLEEFYTLQGKNERIKNFPLPRQYATSSMLFTILFIFLLPLGLVEAFDKMGTWMVWMTIPFTVIVGWVFLIMEIVGDYAENPFEGLAFDIPMTSLCRTIEIDLREMLGETDLPEPIKPVGNVLL, from the coding sequence ATGCTCGTTCAACGCAGCATTGATTTTAGAAACCTGGTCTGGTATACGAGGGGAGGTATTCTATTCATGGCGATCTATTCGGCCGCTGTGGTTATCGTATATGGCATTTTCGGCCTTAAGTTCGTCAGCATACCGTGGGCTGTAATTCCGGTCGTGGGTGTAGCTGTTTCATTTTACCTGGGTTTTAAGAACAATTCGGCCTACGACCGAACCTGGGAGGCTCGAAAGATTTGGGGAGGCATTGTGAACTCGAGCAGAACCTGGGGGATCATGGCACGTGATTTCGTGCAGGATATGGACGGAATCGCGGGGTGGAGCGAAGAGCAGCTTAAAAAGATGCACCGCAAGTTGATCTATCGCCAAATTGCGTGGCTATATAAGCATCGTAGGCAACTTCTCGAACATAGAACTTGGGAGCATTACGAGCCCCACAACGAGCCCTATCGATTGAGTTTGGCGAAGAACTTTTTTAATCTCTCACGGGAAGAGGAGATTCAGTCATTCTTGGATCCAGAGGAACTCAAGTCGATCATGAATGCCAAGAATCCGGCCACTCAGTTGATCGCGAATCAAAGTGCTGACATTACGCAACTTCGCAAAGATGGGGTGATCACCGATTACCAGTATGTGAAACTCGCTGGACTGCTCGAGGAGTTTTACACGCTACAAGGTAAAAATGAGCGCATTAAAAACTTTCCCTTACCGCGACAGTACGCCACTTCCTCAATGTTATTCACCATTTTATTCATTTTTCTGCTTCCGTTAGGTCTCGTAGAAGCTTTTGATAAAATGGGCACTTGGATGGTATGGATGACCATTCCCTTCACCGTGATCGTAGGTTGGGTATTCCTGATCATGGAGATCGTAGGCGATTATGCTGAGAACCCGTTTGAAGGTTTGGCCTTCGATATTCCCATGACGAGCTTGTGTCGAACCATTGAGATCGACCTGCGGGAGATGTTGGGTGAAACCGATTTGCCCGAGCCTATTAAGCCGGTGGGCAACGTTCTGCTTTAA
- the rfbB gene encoding dTDP-glucose 4,6-dehydratase — protein MSEFKRTLLVTGGAGFIGSHVVRVLVNRYPDTLIVNLDALTYAGNLENLSDVYGATNYKFERIDINDVAALKDLFGRYDFDGVIHLAAESHVDRSISDPLAFVRTNVIGTVNLLNEAVDAWKGDYTGKRFYHISTDEVYGTLGDSGLFLETTPYDPNSPYSASKASGDHFVRAYGETYGLPYVITNCSNNYGPNQFPEKLIPLFINNIKNNKPLPVYGDGKYTRDWLYVIDHARAIDLVYHEGVNAETYNIGGFNEWQNIDLIIALIEQMDRKLGREPGTSEALITYVTDRPGHDRRYAINANKIKNELGWEPSVTFEEGLSETIDWYLANEEWMNRVTSGAYQDYYKEMYAER, from the coding sequence ATGTCTGAATTCAAACGAACACTACTGGTAACGGGTGGAGCCGGATTCATTGGTTCGCATGTTGTACGTGTGCTGGTGAATAGATATCCGGATACCTTGATCGTCAATCTCGATGCTTTGACCTATGCGGGCAACCTAGAAAACCTGAGCGATGTATACGGGGCGACGAACTACAAGTTTGAGAGGATCGACATAAACGATGTAGCGGCACTGAAAGATCTTTTCGGCCGCTATGACTTCGACGGTGTAATTCACTTGGCTGCCGAGAGTCATGTTGATAGAAGTATCAGCGATCCATTGGCTTTCGTTCGCACGAATGTTATTGGAACCGTAAACCTCTTGAATGAGGCGGTTGATGCCTGGAAAGGAGACTATACAGGAAAACGGTTCTATCATATTTCAACAGATGAGGTGTACGGAACTTTGGGTGACTCCGGACTGTTCTTGGAAACTACTCCATATGATCCAAATTCTCCTTATTCGGCCAGTAAAGCCAGTGGTGATCATTTCGTGCGCGCTTACGGTGAAACTTATGGTTTGCCCTATGTGATAACGAACTGCTCTAACAATTACGGGCCTAATCAATTTCCGGAGAAATTGATCCCTTTATTCATCAACAACATCAAGAACAATAAACCTTTGCCGGTATACGGCGATGGAAAATACACTCGGGACTGGCTGTATGTGATCGACCACGCGCGAGCGATCGACCTCGTTTATCACGAAGGTGTTAATGCTGAAACATATAACATCGGAGGATTCAACGAATGGCAGAACATCGACCTCATTATAGCGCTCATAGAACAGATGGATCGAAAACTCGGTCGCGAGCCGGGCACTTCTGAAGCATTGATCACCTATGTGACGGATCGTCCCGGGCACGACCGTCGATACGCCATCAATGCCAACAAGATCAAGAACGAACTTGGATGGGAACCTTCAGTAACTTTTGAAGAGGGGTTGTCTGAAACCATTGACTGGTACTTGGCTAATGAAGAATGGATGAACCGAGTTACTTCAGGCGCGTACCAAGACTACTACAAAGAGATGTACGCAGAGCGTTAA